One genomic window of Verrucomicrobiota bacterium includes the following:
- the aroC gene encoding chorismate synthase produces MGNTFGHLFRITTWGESHGGGVGVVVDGCPPRLSLSEADIQPDLDRRRPGQSRIVTPRNEADQVEILSGVFEGKTLGTPISMLVKNKDARSSAYDEMAVKFRPSHADYTYQAKYGIRNWQGGGRTSARETIGRVAGGAVARKILRERYGVQIVGYVSQVQSISARIDPETVQAMDVESNIVRCPDSRVAPRMIRLIERVRSAGDTVGGIVGCAIRGVPPGWGEPVFDRLEADLAKAMLSLPASKGFDVGSGFNGLALTGLKHNDLFRNRGGKVITLSNRSGGIQGGISNGATIYFRVAFKPVATVMHEQWTVDVQGRNASLKGKGRHDPCVLPRAVPMVEAMAALVLVDHALRHEAQCGPAPAKPVRPGKIKE; encoded by the coding sequence ATGGGCAACACCTTTGGACATCTCTTCCGCATCACCACCTGGGGTGAATCCCACGGCGGCGGCGTCGGTGTGGTCGTGGATGGATGCCCTCCCCGGCTGTCGTTGAGCGAAGCCGACATCCAACCGGACCTGGATCGCCGGCGTCCCGGCCAATCCCGCATCGTCACGCCGCGGAACGAGGCCGACCAAGTCGAGATCCTCTCAGGGGTGTTCGAAGGAAAAACCCTGGGCACGCCCATTTCCATGCTGGTGAAAAACAAGGACGCCCGATCCTCCGCCTACGATGAAATGGCCGTGAAATTCCGGCCTTCCCACGCGGACTACACTTACCAAGCCAAATACGGGATCCGTAACTGGCAGGGAGGCGGTCGCACCAGCGCGCGCGAAACCATCGGACGCGTGGCCGGCGGGGCCGTCGCCCGGAAAATCCTGCGTGAACGATACGGCGTCCAAATCGTGGGTTACGTCTCCCAAGTCCAGTCCATTTCGGCCCGCATCGATCCGGAAACCGTGCAGGCGATGGACGTGGAATCCAATATCGTCCGCTGTCCCGACTCTCGCGTGGCTCCCCGCATGATCCGCCTGATCGAGCGAGTGCGATCCGCAGGCGACACGGTGGGGGGGATCGTCGGCTGCGCCATCCGAGGCGTGCCTCCCGGATGGGGCGAACCCGTCTTCGACAGGCTGGAAGCGGACCTGGCGAAGGCGATGTTGAGTTTGCCGGCTTCGAAAGGATTTGATGTGGGTTCCGGCTTCAACGGACTGGCGTTAACCGGCCTGAAGCACAACGACTTGTTCCGCAACCGTGGCGGCAAAGTGATCACCCTCTCCAACCGTTCCGGCGGCATCCAGGGCGGGATCAGCAACGGGGCCACGATCTATTTCCGCGTCGCCTTCAAACCCGTGGCCACCGTCATGCACGAACAGTGGACGGTCGATGTCCAGGGCCGCAACGCGAGCCTGAAAGGCAAAGGCCGGCATGATCCCTGCGTGCTCCCTCGTGCCGTGCCCATGGTGGAAGCGATGGCGGCCTTGGTCTTGGTGGATCACGCCTTGCGGCATGAAGCCCAATGCGGACCCGCGCCGGCCAAGCCTGTCCGGCCCGGAAAAATCAAAGAATAA
- a CDS encoding GYD domain-containing protein, whose amino-acid sequence MTPLGSARCLGCMAQRGQGSGSNAKTVPGKAKFCGASAARRVHRSTRRERGFPRRMLRHPVPSGNPSRQRLKERNSMSRYIALLKFTAQGAKNMKKSTSRAHAFDKLAARSGVKVEGQYWTMGRYDGVLILKADHEQKILRLLAGLAELGYVRTETMRAFIDKEFESLVV is encoded by the coding sequence ATGACTCCGCTCGGATCAGCTCGTTGCCTCGGTTGCATGGCCCAACGAGGGCAAGGGTCTGGTTCGAATGCCAAGACAGTCCCTGGCAAAGCCAAGTTCTGCGGAGCTTCCGCAGCGCGACGGGTGCATCGTTCGACACGCCGTGAACGAGGGTTTCCGAGGCGCATGCTCAGGCATCCAGTCCCAAGTGGGAACCCTTCACGGCAACGCCTTAAGGAAAGGAATTCTATGTCTCGATACATCGCTCTGCTCAAGTTCACCGCGCAAGGGGCCAAGAACATGAAGAAATCGACTTCCCGCGCTCATGCCTTCGACAAGCTTGCCGCCCGGTCTGGCGTGAAAGTCGAGGGACAATACTGGACGATGGGACGCTACGACGGCGTTCTGATCCTGAAGGCCGATCACGAGCAGAAGATTCTGCGACTCCTGGCCGGGCTTGCCGAGTTGGGCTACGTGCGGACGGAAACGATGCGCGCCTTCATCGACAAGGAGTTTGAAAGCCTGGTCGTTTGA
- a CDS encoding twin-arginine translocation signal domain-containing protein has translation MFLAPCAVNLSRAMYRDIEFLSLRRCREGFPLGTGCLSMRLGNPRSRRVERCTRRAAEAPQNLALPGTVLAFEPDPCPRWAMQPRQRADPSGVIGVSSSPIGVGTRDRTSPNPPNRAVHDASPSRKFRPRLTSPTTGQARNKIVPPSHQTNLLERARRSHFAPERGGVASADHRQPADAPPRSRPCIPMLPVMQGGRVRPGAPPEHDVLHPVGGGLGQARPTNNIGIHGGAAESPPCPFHFPTRPLRCLLRFMIHTSPQSRRKFLQTAALTALAAGCRTKPTPASRVIHPSDPLVIIDTHTHFYDPSRSEGVPWPSKLDPFLYRTVLPRHYKALPLPQPVAGTVVVEASPWIEDNQWILDLAAEDPFIVGLVGNLPVGDPTFPAHLKRFSRNPLFRGIRIGTDRLKKSLSDPSSAAHFRQLASRNLSLDLLIGPGDLPFVAQLASRHPRLRIIVDHVSNVPITSEPPPAGWVDGISRASEHENVFCKASGLVEGTGRSNGQAPSDAQFYDRVLSHVWNSFGSDRLIYGSNWPVSERFAPCSTVQSVIHTWFQGKGTAALAKVFAGNASVAYLWKSRG, from the coding sequence ATGTTCTTGGCCCCTTGCGCGGTGAACTTGAGCAGAGCGATGTATCGAGACATAGAATTCCTTTCCTTAAGGCGTTGCCGTGAAGGGTTCCCACTTGGGACTGGATGCCTGAGCATGCGCCTCGGAAACCCTCGTTCACGGCGTGTCGAACGATGCACCCGTCGCGCTGCGGAAGCTCCGCAGAACTTGGCTTTGCCAGGGACTGTCTTGGCATTCGAACCAGACCCTTGCCCTCGTTGGGCCATGCAACCGAGGCAACGAGCTGATCCGAGCGGAGTCATCGGTGTGTCCTCAAGTCCGATCGGGGTCGGGACGAGGGATAGAACCTCGCCCAACCCTCCGAACCGCGCCGTTCACGACGCTTCCCCGTCGCGCAAATTCCGCCCGCGCCTAACTTCTCCAACCACAGGGCAGGCCAGAAACAAGATCGTTCCTCCCTCACACCAAACCAACCTCCTCGAACGCGCCAGGCGTTCTCATTTTGCACCGGAGCGCGGCGGTGTCGCCAGCGCGGATCATCGACAACCCGCGGATGCACCCCCACGGAGCCGCCCGTGCATCCCGATGTTGCCGGTGATGCAGGGAGGGCGCGTCCGTCCCGGCGCGCCGCCGGAGCATGATGTTTTGCATCCCGTGGGCGGCGGGCTGGGACAGGCCCGCCCTACCAACAACATCGGGATACACGGCGGAGCCGCGGAATCGCCGCCTTGTCCTTTCCATTTCCCCACTCGTCCACTACGCTGCCTCCTACGATTCATGATCCACACCTCCCCACAATCTCGCCGGAAATTCCTGCAGACCGCCGCCTTGACCGCTCTCGCGGCCGGATGCCGGACCAAGCCTACACCCGCCTCGCGAGTCATCCACCCCTCGGATCCTTTGGTCATCATCGATACGCATACCCACTTCTACGATCCGAGCCGTTCAGAGGGTGTTCCCTGGCCGTCCAAACTCGATCCGTTCCTTTATCGCACCGTACTCCCCCGACATTACAAGGCCCTCCCCCTGCCCCAGCCTGTCGCCGGCACCGTGGTGGTCGAAGCCAGTCCGTGGATCGAGGACAATCAATGGATCCTCGACCTCGCCGCCGAGGATCCCTTCATCGTCGGACTCGTGGGGAACCTTCCGGTCGGAGACCCCACCTTCCCAGCCCATCTCAAGCGATTCTCCCGTAATCCTCTGTTTCGCGGCATTCGCATCGGCACGGACCGCCTCAAGAAATCGCTATCGGACCCCTCCTCCGCCGCCCACTTCAGGCAGCTCGCCTCGCGCAATCTTTCACTCGACCTTCTCATCGGCCCTGGAGACCTCCCGTTTGTAGCTCAACTCGCGTCCCGGCATCCCCGGCTACGCATCATCGTCGATCATGTGTCGAATGTTCCCATCACGAGCGAGCCACCGCCCGCCGGGTGGGTGGATGGGATCTCCCGCGCTTCCGAGCACGAGAATGTGTTTTGCAAAGCCTCGGGCCTCGTGGAAGGCACAGGACGTTCCAACGGCCAGGCGCCGTCCGACGCCCAGTTCTATGATCGCGTCCTCAGCCATGTGTGGAACTCCTTCGGATCGGATCGGCTGATTTACGGAAGCAACTGGCCCGTGAGTGAACGCTTTGCCCCTTGCAGCACGGTTCAGTCCGTCATCCACACCTGGTTTCAAGGCAAGGGAACAGCGGCGCTCGCCAAGGTTTTTGCCGGCAACGCTTCTGTCGCCTACCTCTGGAAATCTCGAGGTTGA